In a single window of the Neospora caninum Liverpool complete genome, chromosome VIIa genome:
- a CDS encoding putative megakaryocyte stimulating factor: MQLRLLTPLLAVGATHWVALPESQVLAFGYSLYESATTQDFLGAAPRKLARAVAVEEEVSEDYDEDGESTESGDEGSFGTLSSSRSRLTGVSPRRVTKGVVAAVAILAVTAATLGYQMFYNAPSDVPEERATSGVSENAKEAGAKPPRVATSAATGAPQPAGRVSKKRIILGAAVVSAATLLFLYQKFGLPRALEGLLERGHGLEGLLGSLDGSRSAPAPRAAGGQPNSGLRGAGTPSRYVTRHATTTRQGSLPDFVDFVFKEMLKWPNNAGLALGAAMFLYGVVGLFQLQRAKKEKPLSPKLRQLANRMHFANGTEAMILQNVQSVKNLDVGQVMAEISQKGKVHSKRPFSENETEAAMLRVQAYLQELVEGAEKAAKEVDATVQTISKKLSEKKVPSTETDEDRAHVVEGLVSRLESEEAVLKETIVESGQVLERIARTVDAAAASGESLSPTDAVTLLEHLAKREIARVIVADMHSFLKENTGGVDLPVDESILSPTSEPEPTTPQPEQQRPAEDAAPRTTTESESMEEEAPRTTTESESEEEEAPETTTESESKEEEAPETTTESESKEEEAPETATESESKEEEAPETTTESESKEEEAPETTTESESKEEEAPETTTESESKEEEAPETTTESESKEEEAPETTTESESKEEEAPGTSE, encoded by the coding sequence ATGCAGCTACGACTTCTTACCCCCTTGCTCGCCGTCGGGGCGACGCACTGGGTTGCATTGCCGGAGTCCCAAGTCTTGGCGTTCGGTTACTCTCTGTATGAGTCTGCGACGACGCAAGACTTTCTCGGGGCAGCGCCTAGAAAGCTGGCGCGCGCCGTTGCAGTGGAAGAGGAGGTCAGCGAGGATTACGACGAAGATGGGGAGTCCACCGAGTCAGGAGATGAGGGAAGTTTCGGGACGCTGAGCTCGAGTCGGAGTCGTCTGACGGGCGTGTCACCCCGCAGGGTTACAAAGGGCGTTGTCGCAGCGGTTGCCATTCTCGCCGTCACTGCAGCGACTCTTGGGTACCAGATGTTCTACAACGCCCCTAGCGATGTTCCAGAGGAACGTGCGACAAGCGGTGTCtccgagaacgcgaaggaagcCGGTGCGAAACCCCCGCGTGTCGCAACCTCCGCTGCCACAGGGGCGCCCCAACCGGCCGGTCGCGTGTCCAAGAAGCGCATTATCCTGGGAGCTGCGGTTGTCTCTGCAGCCACCCTCCTGTTCCTGTATCAGAAATTCGGACTCCCCCGAGCTCTCGAGGGACTGCTTGAGCGTGGTCATGGCCTGGAAGGGCTGCTCGGCAGCCTGGACGGTTCGCGATCGGCACCCGCCCCACGCGCTGCGGGGGGACAGCCCAATTCGGGCCTTCGTGGGGCAGGGACGCCTAGCAGATATGTGACGCGTCACGCCACCACCACGAGGCAAGGCTCTCTGCCGGATTTTGTGGATTTCGTGTTCAAAGAGATGCTAAAGTGGCCGAATAATGCTGGTCTCGCCCTTGGTGCGGCTATGTTCCTATACGGTGTGGTTGGGCTCTTCCAGCTCCAGAGGGCTAAAAAAGAAAAGCCGTTGAGCCCTAAGCTCCGGCAGCTAGCTAATCGCATGCACTTCGCCAACGGGACCGAGGCAATGATCCTTCAGAACGTGCAGTCCGTGAAGAACTTGGATGTAGGCCAGGTGATGGCGGAGATATCCCAAAAAGGAAAAGTGCACTCAAAACGGCCTTTCAGCGAAAATGAAACCGAAGCAGCCATGCTGCGGGTGCAAGCGTATCTTCAAGAACTGGTGGAAGGAGCTGAGAAAGCAGCGAAGGAAGTCGACGCGACAGTGCAGACTATCTCCAAGAAGTTGTCCGAAAAGAAGGTGCCCTCGACAGAGACCGACGAAGACCGCGCTCATGTCGTAGAGGGGTTGGTCTCAAGGCttgagagcgaagaggccgtCCTGAAGGAAACGATAGTGGAGTCGGGACAGGTGCTGGAGCGGATTGCTCGCACTGTAGATGCTGCTGCTGCAAGTGGCGAATCGCTCTCGCCTACGGACGCCGTGACCCTCCTGGAGCATCTGGCGAAACGTGAGATCGCGCGAGTAATTGTGGCGGACATGCACAGTTTCCTGAAGGAGAATACAGGCGGCGTTGATCTACCGGTCGACGAATCCATTTTGTCGCCTACTTCCGAACCGGAACCTACAACCCCACAGCCGGAACAGCAGCGACCGGCTGAGGATGCAGCGCCACGGACGACGACAGAGTCTGAGTCcatggaagaggaagcgccaCGGACGACGACAGAGTCTGAgtccgaggaagaggaagctcCAGAGACGACGACAGAGTCTGAGtccaaggaagaggaagctcCAGAGACGACGACAGAGTCTGAGtccaaggaagaggaagctccagagacggcgacagagTCTGAGtccaaggaagaggaagctcCAGAGACGACGACAGAGTCTGAGtccaaggaagaggaagctcCAGAGACGACGACAGAGTCTGAGtccaaggaagaggaagctcCAGAGACGACGACAGAGTCTGAGtccaaggaagaggaagctcCAGAGACGACGACAGAGTCTGAGtccaaggaagaggaagctcCAGAGACGACGACAGAGTCTGAGtccaaggaagaggaagctcCAGGGACGTCCGAATAA